A region of Dictyostelium discoideum AX4 chromosome 1 chromosome, whole genome shotgun sequence DNA encodes the following proteins:
- the atg6A gene encoding autophagy protein 6, with protein MKKSDSSSSLVFSGIQIEINNNYGSGSGSNNNNNNNNNNNNINNNNNPNNNPNNNGPPLRPSSEWVLLSSSQPTIATTTNLTTNAPLSDSMIMNYVGNDNLNTPITPSTSSPYLKRNNSNLNSIIENSNNSSPSNAITRNNSFNMDPNNNNNNNNNNNNNNNNNNNNGEYMNSSIVFDNNVNNNNNNPNNNPNNNVHSNSHNTNNSITHSGSITSSNSNNNNSNNNNNNNSNNNNNINNSVNSVNSLMMNSDKNCNHQFPSDDVLISNEHDIIDLALNKEFLNQYRIQTNSIFINSQHVINQDVQSYQDYESLLSSYNTILNQLLLITSSNKNNNNNNNPNNNNNNVTSPNSLLSPPSTSQLQQQQQQQQQSPSPPLNNNNNNNNNNNNNNNNNNNNNNNNNNNNNNNNYYLMSTSTMSSTTTNLSTSTNSNINTNIPTNYNMSTSITATTTTTTATNTIAIGTTTTAAITTAATNSTNSNNLNLSSTNLGLDNNFLYQRILPEILSLLEKLTVFSRNNDTEIFNRLGNNVKLIFDHLNLIKNDILEANFSHLSGIFTIYNHTIISSDKTTKQFVFRFLHSLAPMTVPPAIVVTPELKKVVQKIHFSKPTFTPLCIEWKEICKYIDVLKSVSLFIAQVGQYCFLNQSIIINDELLFIPSIYVLFDNIQNLSMKEERFHIEYILHNLKFIVSKIPKQTREFTKTEIERLYSYIRGNPSYVKEILPKLLKNIYIDPYFYHLWNNHCIHLLNNNINNNNNNNTNNSSNNSNNNNNTNINIGKDIGNDLTLLLVSNKNSFLLSFDERHFSIFYSSISNSTTTTITPTITSPNNNSNRINNNNNNNNNNNNNNNNNNNINVNNNVNNNNVNNNNNNNNNNSNQYIVNYFDNTTSLLNFIESNQFKYIILSNKEVETIKFFKSVLPVTLPLPQPSSRQAILQQQQQQNYKPRILCGPCLSRFKTILDEFDNEESIENQIYSNYLNNINNNENIDPNLIDGNENKINGNDNNNNHDDDEKTNNNNNNNNNNNNNNNNNIYNNNNIEDYNNNNDNNYNFENEINDKENEFRELEKEINEIEKEEQELIKEYLELENRNQINLDIKQKLEDILKEIKLEEKTHYDLVNNYYQEYFDLKQEDEIYTNQINAIRDQLERVSQIDINKITFKIELPNTGVNGGIVGYNESSNTTISSINGFRLGTLSNLKVDWEEINSAWGETSLLLYVLASQLEFNFQNYKLIPMSSKSIIQSKNDKMSYTLYGGDNIQFSRSFLWFGASDQRFDSGMEAFLSCVNDIATFVQSKKPSINFNYRISKDKIGDSNRLLSIKIAGNSELNWTMALRFMLSNLKKILDNLDSIVESKQKQQQLQRQQSLNNL; from the exons atgaaaaagagtgatagtagtagtagtttaGTTTTTAGTGGTAttcaaattgaaattaataataactatgGTAGTGGTAGCGgaagcaacaacaacaacaacaacaacaacaacaacaacaatattaataataataataatccaaataataatccaaataataatggaccACCACTTAGACCATCTTCAGAATGGGTATTACTCTCTTCATCTCAACCAACAATAGCCACTACAACCAACTTAACGACAAATGCCCCACTAAGCGATAGTATGATAATGAATTATGTAggaaatgataatttaaataccCCAATTACACCATCAACTAGCTCTCCCTATTTAAAAAggaataatagtaatttaaatagtatAATCGAAAATAGTAACAACTCTTCACCAAGTAATGCAATCACtagaaataatagttttaatatgGATcctaacaataataataataataacaataataataataataataataataataataataataatggtgaataTATGAATTCAAGTATAGTGTTcgataataatgtaaataataataataataatccaaataataatccaaacaATAATGTTCATAGTAATTCacataatacaaataatagtataaCTCATAGTGGTAGTATTACCAGcagcaatagtaataataataatagtaataataataataataataatagtaataataataataatatcaataatagtGTAAATAGTGTAAATAGTTTAATGATGAATTCTGATAAAAATTGCAATCATCAATTCCCATCTGACGATGTTTTAATTAGTAATGAACATGATATCATTGATTTAGCATTGAATAAAGAGTTCTTAAATCAATATCGTATTCAAACTAATAGTATTTTCATAAATTCACAACATGTAATAAATCAAGATGTTCAAAGTTATCAAGATTacgaatcattattatcctCATATAATAccattttaaatcaattattactaattacttcttcaaataaaaataataataataataataatccaaataataataataataatgtaacatctccaaattcattattatcaccaccatcaactTCTCAattacagcaacaacaacaacaacaacaacaatctccttcaccaccattaaacaataataataataataataataataataataataataataataataataataataataataataataataataataataataataataataattattatttaatgagcACATCAACAATGAGTTCAACCACAACAAACCTATCAACTAGTActaattcaaatataaatacaaatatacCAACCAATTATAATATGAGTACGTCAATTACAGCgacaactactactactacagcAACAAATACTATAGCAATAGGTACAACAACTACTGCTGCAATAACAACTGCtgcaacaaattcaacaaattctaataatttaaatttatcatcaacTAATTTAGGattagataataattttctttatcaAAGGATTTTACCAGAGATACTTTCATTATTAGAAAAGTTAACAGTGTTTTCTAGAAATAACGATACAGAAATTTTCAACAGGTTAGGCAATAATGTAAAACTAATATTCGatcatttaaatctaataaaGAATGATATTTTAGAAGCAAACTTTTCACACCTAAg tgGTATCTTTACAATTTATAATCATACCATTATTAGTAGTGATAAAACTACTAAACAATTTGTATTTAGGTTTTTACATTCATTAGCACCAATGACTGTACCACCTGCGATTGTAGTCACCccagaattaaaaaaagttgtacaaaaaattcatttttcaaAACCAACTTTCACTCCATTATGTATTGAATGGAAAG aaatttgtaaatatattGATGTATTGAAATcagtttcattatttatagcACAAGTTGGtcaatattgttttttaaatcaatcaataatTATCAATGATGAATTATTGTTTATACCATCAATTTatgttttatttgataatattcaaaatctATCAATGAAAGAAGAAAGATTTCATATCGAATATATTCTACATAATTTAAAGTTCATTGTATCCAAAATACCAAAACAAACTAGAGAATTCACAAAAACTGAAATTGAAAGATTATATTCATATATTAGAGGTAATCCTTCATAtgtaaaagaaattttaccaaaattattgaaaaatatttatatcgATCCTTATTTCTATCATTTATGGAATAATCATTGTatacatttattaaataataatatcaataataataacaataacaatacaaataatagtagtaataatagtaataataataataataccaatattaatattggtaAGGATATTGGAAATGACTTAACACTACTTTTGGttagtaataaaaattctttcCTTCTATCTTTTGATGAAAGACATTTCTCAATATTTTATAGTTCAATCAGTAATagtacaaccacaacaataaCACCAACAATAACGTccccaaataataatagcaatagaatcaacaacaataacaataataataataataataataataataataataataataataacatcaatgtaaataataatgtaaataataataatgtaaataataataataataataataataataatagcaatcaatatattgtaaattattttgataatacaacatcacttttaaattttatagaatcgaatcaatttaaatatataattttatcaaataaagaaGTAGAGaccattaaattctttaaatcagTATTACCAGTcacattaccattaccacaaCCATCAAGTCGACAAGCAATtctacaacaacagcaacaacaaaattataAACCTAGAATATTATGTGGACCTTGTTTATCaagatttaaaacaattttagatgaatttgataatgaagaatcaatagagaatcaaatttattcaaattatttaaataatattaataataatgaaaacatTGATCCTAATTTAATAGAtggtaatgaaaataaaattaatggaaatgataataacaataatcatgatgatgatgaaaaaactaataataataataataataataataataataataataataataataataatatttataataataataatattgaagattataataataataatgataataattataattttgaaaatgaaataaatgataaagaaaatgaatttagagaattagaaaaagaaattaatgaaattgaaaaagaagaacaagaattaattaaagaatatttaGAATTAGAGAATcgtaatcaaattaatttagatattaaacaaaaacTTGAGGATATTTTAAAGGAAATTAAATTGGAAGAGAAAACTCATTATGATCTTGTAAATAACTATTATCAAGAATATTTCGATCTTAAACAAGAAGATGAAATTTATACGAATCAAATTAATGCGATTAGGGATCAACTTGAGAGAGTTTCacaaattgatattaataaaatcacttttaaaattgaattaccaAATACTGGTGTCAATGGTGGTATTGTTGGTTATAATGAATCATCAAATACAACAATTTCATCTATTAATGGTTTTAGATTAGGtactttatcaaatttaaaagttgattGGGAAGAAATTAATAGTGCATGGGGTGAAacatcattactattatatgTTTTGGCAAGTcaattagaatttaattttcaaaattataaattaattccaaTGAGTAGTAAATCgataattcaatcaaaaaatgataaaatgtCCTATACACTCTATGGTGGTGATAATATTCAATTCTCGAGATCATTCCTTTGGTTTGGTGCAAGTGATCAAAGATTTGATAGTGGTATGGAAGCATTCCTGTCTTGTGTCAATGATATTGCCACCTTTGTACAATCAAAGAAACcttcaatcaattttaacTATCGTATAAGTAAAGATAAAATTGGTGATTCCAATAGGCTACTCTCTATAAAGATTGCTGGTAATTCCGAATTAAATTGGACAATGGCTCTAAGATTCATGTTAagcaatttaaaaaagattttagatAATTTAGATTCAATCGTTgaatcaaaacaaaaacaacaacaattacaaagaCAAcaaagtttaaataatttataa
- the rab11A gene encoding Rab GTPase, with protein sequence MTSKGSQEEYDYLYKIVLIGDSGVGKSNLLSRFTRNEFSLETKSTIGVEFATRTIQTEGKTIKAQVWDTAGQERYRAITSAYYRGAVGALLVYDIAKQATYKSVERWILELRENADRNIEIMLVGNKSDLRHLREVSTDEAKEFSEKHKLTFIETSALDSSNVELAFQNILTQIYHIMSRPSHSTGPQTTIDSNTETIILPTTSEPPAAKSGCC encoded by the exons ATGACTTCAAAAGGATCACAAGAAGAATACGactatttatataaaa ttgtaCTCATTGGTGATAGTGGTGTTGGCAAATCAAATCTTTTATCCAGATTCACACGTAATGAATTCAGTTTAGAGACCAAATCAACCATTGGTGTAGAATTTGCAACTAGAACTATTCAAACTGAAGGTAAAACTATTAAAGCTCAAGTGTGGGATACTGCAGGTCAAGAAAGATATAGAGCAATTACATCTGC ttatTATCGTGGTGCAGTTGGTGCATTACTTGTATATGATATTGCAAAGCAAGCAACTTATAAGAGCGTTGAAAGATGGATTTTAGAATTAAGAGAAAACGCTGATCGTAACATTGAAATTATGTTGGTTGGTAACAAGAGTGATTTAAGACACTTACGTGAAGTTTCAACTGATGAAGCCAAAGAATTTTCAGAAAAACATAAACTTACTTTTATTGAAACATCTGCACTTGATTCAAGCAATGTAGAATTAGCCttccaaaatattttaactCAAATTTATCACATTATGAGCCGTCCAAGCCATTCAACTGGTCCACAAACTACAATTGATTCAAACACCGAAACCATTATATTACCAACCACCTCTGAACCACCAGCCGCCAAATCTGGTTGTTGTTAA
- the sdhB gene encoding complex II, iron-sulfur protein subunit (Similar to ubiquinone~Similar to IP), whose amino-acid sequence MISNVLKRASVLARSNGIQSAFYTTTAKTEASSSPQMKIKTAEKKDHFVNFQVYRYNEETTAKPYIQTYNINLKDCGPMVLDALLLIKNNIDPTLSFRRSCREGICGSCAMNLNGSNTLACTKKITDCLSGDTVKVYPLPHMHVVRDLIPDLSHFYTQHKSIKPWLEPAVDVPRYNGKEILQSKENRHKLDGLYECILCACCSTSCPSYWWSEGGDGGYLGPAVLLQAYRWIADSRDSIQKDRLAILSEDQMKVYKCHTIMNCTAVCPKGLNPGKSIANIKYLLAHN is encoded by the exons ATGATCTCAAATGTTTTAAAGAGAGCCTCTGTTTTGGCTAGATCAAATGGCATTCAATCAGCCTTTT atACTACAACTGCTAAAACTGAAGCATCTTCATCTCcacaaatgaaaattaaaactgCTGAAAAGAAAGATCACT ttgTTAATTTCCAAGTTTATAGATATAATGAAGAAACAACAGCAAAACCATATATTCAAACttataatattaatcttAAAGATTGTGGACCAATGGTTTTGGatgcattattattaattaagaATAATATTGATCCAACATTATCATTCCGTCGTTCATGTCGTGAAGGTATTTGTGGTTCATGTgcaatgaatttaaatggtaGCAACACATTAGCATGTACCAAAAAGATCACCGATTGTTTATCAGGTGATACAGTTAAAGTTTACCCATTACCACACATGCATGTCGTTAGAGATTTAATTCCAGATTTATCACATTTCTATACACAACacaaatcaattaaaccaTGGTTAGAGCCAGCCGTTGATGTACCAAGATACAATGGTAAGGAAATTCTTCAATCAAAAGAAAACAGACATAAATTAGATGGTCTTTATGAATGTATTTTATGTGCTTGTTGTTCAACCTCTTGTCCAAGTTATTGGTGGAGTGaaggtggtgatggtggttaTTTAGGTCCAGCCGTCCTCTTACAAGCTTATCGTTGGATCGCTGATTCTCGTGATTCAATTCAAAAAGATAGATTAGCAATCCTCTCTGAAGATCAAATGAAAGTTTACAAATGTCACACCATTATGAATTGTACTGCTGTTTGTCCAAAAGGTTTAAATCCAGGTAAAAGTATTgctaatattaaatatttattagcacacaattaa
- the rasW gene encoding Ras GTPase, with protein MTSYKNNNVISLCIMGDGGVGKTAVTIQFISNHFVYYYDPTIEDSYRKQCLVDDQVYMLDILDTAGQDELTAMRDQWIRSCEGFILVYSVTSRSSFDQIQFFREQIIRVLDSDDVPIMMIGNKIDLDDERQVTFQEGKDLARCLGMSFMEVSAKNRTNVEEVFNETVRIVKRKEDPQSHKPSKDSDSKKPLVNTSKIIKKINTRVKQTKTSICKMM; from the exons atgacttcctataaaaataataatgttataTCATTATGTATAATGGGTGATG gtGGTGTTGGTAAAACAGCAGTAacaattcaatttatttcaaatcattttgtttattattatgatccAACAATTGAAGATTCATACCGTAAACAATGTTTGGTGGATGATCAAGTTTATATGTTAGATATATTAGATACAGCAGGTCAAGATGAATTAACCGCTATGAGAGACCAATGGATTAGATCATGTGAAGGCTTCATATTGGTTTATTCGGTTACATCAAGATCATCATTTGACCAAATTCAATTCTTTAGAGAACAAATCATTCGTGTATTGGATAGTGATGATGTACCAATAATGATGATtggtaataaaattgatttagatGATGAAAGACAAGTTACATTTCAAGAAGGTAAAGATTTAGCACGATGTTTAGGTATGTCATTCATGGAAGTTTCCGCTAAAAATAGAACAAATGTTGAAGAAGTTTTCAATGAAACAGTTCGTATAgttaaaagaaaagaagaTCCACAAAGTCATAAACCATCAAAAGATAGTGACTCTAAAAAACCATTAGTTAATACaagtaaaataattaaaaaaataaatacaagaGTAAAACAAACTAAAACTTCAATTTGTAAAatgatgtaa
- the rasV gene encoding Ras GTPase, with protein MSIKIKNFKKNIIINNNNFINENNCNNNNKNNIVQLCIMGDGGVGKTAVTTQFISNHFVYYYDPTIEDSYRKQICVSDKSYILDILDTAGQDELTAMRDQWIRSCEGFVLVYSITCKSSFNQVLNFREQIIRVLDRDDVPIMMIGNKSDLVNERQVTYHEGKELAQRLGMSFMEVSAKNRSNIDEVFHEAVCCVKRKEELYRIKSKHVKILKKNKNPLKKKINEICKVM; from the coding sequence atgtcaattaaaattaaaaattttaaaaaaaatattattattaataataataattttataaatgaaaataattgtaataataataataaaaataatattgtacAACTTTGTATTATGGGCgatggtggtgttggtaaaACAGCAGTAACAACtcaatttatttcaaatcattttgtttattattatgatccAACAATTGAAGATTCATATCGTAAACAAATTTGTGTTAGTGATAAATCATATATTTTGGATATTCTCGATACTGCTGGTCAAGATGAACTAACCGCAATGAGAGATCAATGGATTAGATCATGTGAAGGATTTGTATTGGTTTATTCAATTACATgtaaatcatcatttaatcaagttttaaattttagagAACAAATAATACGTGTATTGGATAGAGATGATGTACCAATTATGATGATTGGTAATAAATCAGATTTGGTTAATGAAAGACAAGTTACCTATCATGAAGGTAAAGAATTGGCTCAAAGATTAGGTATGTCATTCATGGAAGTCTCTGCTAAAAATAGATCAAATATTGATGAAGTTTTTCATGAAGCAGTTTGTTGTgttaaaagaaaagaagaattatatagaattaaatcaaaacatgtaaaaatattaaaaaaaaacaaaaatccattaaaaaaaaaaattaatgaaatttgtaaagttatgtaa
- the rasX gene encoding Ras GTPase produces MSGYKNNNLVKLCIMGDGGVGKTAVTIQFISNHFVHYYDPTIEDSYRKQCVIDDQVYMLDILDTAGQDELTAMRDQWIRSCEGFVLVYSVTSRSSFDQIAFFKEQINRVLDSDDVPIMMIGNKSDLDDERQVTYQEGKDLARCFGMSFMEVSAKTRSNIEEVFNETVRCVKRKYDLHNKDKSKDGKDIKKKNSIIKKLNQKVNNTKNSICKMM; encoded by the coding sequence atgtcaggatataaaaataataatttagttaAACTTTGTATTATGggtgatggtggtgttggtaaaACAGCAGTAacaattcaatttatttcaaatcatTTTGTACATTATTATGATCCAACAATTGAAGATTCATATCGTAAACAATGTGTAATTGATGATCAAGTCTATATGTTAGATATATTAGATACAGCAGGTCAAGATGAATTAACCGCTATGAGAGATCAATGGATTAGATCATGTGAAGGATTCGTATTGGTTTATTCAGTAACATCAAGATCATCATTTGACCAAATTGCATTCTTCAAAGAACAAATTAATCGTGTATTAGATAGTGATGATGTACCAATAATGATGATTGGTAATAAATCAGATTTAGATGATGAAAGACAAGTAACCTATCAAGAAGGTAAAGATTTAGCACGTTGTTTTGGCATGTCATTCATGGAAGTCTCTGCTAAAACCAGATCAAATATTGAAGAAGTTTTCAATGAAACAGTTCGTTgtgtaaaaagaaaatatgaTTTacataataaagataaatcaaaagatggaaaagatattaaaaagaaaaattcaataattaaaaaattaaatcaaaaagtaaataatactaaaaattcaatttgtaaaatgatgtaa